The DNA window CaacttcttttctcttcttgtaGAGAAATttctcatcttttttttttttgcgttGGTTTCAATCAAAAACATGAGCATCACCCAATTTGCTATGGTAATTTTCTTACGATTCTTGTTTATTTCCTTAATTTCTTATGTTAGAAGAGATTAATTGAATGCAAGTTGGTTGATTATATTCGCAGGTTGAGGAATTAGCGTACCTTGTTAAGGATAACCTGCGCTGTAAACATCTGGTTTTATCCATGGAAGATGCTTTTATCAACTTCCTTCAACCCCAAAACCACACTGGGTAACCAAATTTTGCTTCTTTTTTGTTTGTGATTGGAATTTGGACTTTTTTTCCTTAAATTTATGTTTGGTAGCAGCACAGATTACAATCTTGATGATGATGTTGATGGGGTTATGGAGTTGGAGCCAATGGACCCTTATAGTCGGCTTCTCATTCATAGACTTGCTGATATTTTCGGGTTGGTTTGttacttttttcttattttttcatTAGTTACTGTTATTTCACTTTTGATACTAAGAAAGAGAGGGTTTTTTTTGGTAGATTTGCTCATGGTTCTGTTGGCGAAGGAGATGACCGCCATTTGATTTTGCAGAGATGCCCAGAGACTTCAGTGTATGTCAATACTTTTACATAATacaatcaaaatatttaattttctattcGCTATGCATTTCGTACTCTTAAATTATATGATGGACGTAATGGATCCTTGACCGTCATCATAGGCTATTATGGTTACACTGATTAAATTGATTACTTGTAGTAAGACTTGAGGATATGAGATAGCTCAAAGTTATGCTTGACATTGTGATTGCTGTAATTTCTTTGTATATATTGATCATTCTAAGTTTTAATTGATCTTGTATTATAATACATGCTTAGCTTGTACTGTCACCGGATTGggtattttatttattcatgTATGGACTATTAATTCGGGTTGTACTTATAATGGATTGCATGATGGTATCATGTTGTACTAAAATATCTCATATTGCTTTTGTAACATTGGTTATTGACCTTTTTTACATGTAAAATCTAACCCGTTCTTATCAGTTCAAATACCATCTTTTGGTCCATTCTCATaaaaacggatatattttgctGGAATTATATCCGTATGCTTACTTATTCAGTTCTGCACTGCTGATTCTCTGCTATAGCTTCACACTTCTGGCCGTGTTCGTATATTATTCGTCTTTCTAACCTGTGTTTTTTCGCTGCAGACCTTCCATACTTGTTAGTGATATCTTGTATCAGTATGATGAATCTGAGCCTTCTACAGTGTCACACCAATCATTAAGAAGAATTGAAACTTCGCCAGGTAatttttcattctcttaaaGCAATGAAATTGCACTTTTATCAGTGTTGTGGGCAATTAGTAGATGATCTTTTGTTGACtgcttgatttttttataaaagacaATATTTAACATGATATAAGGGAAAAGTTTATATCTTACTAGTATGCAGAAAAGAACGAACTGGAATGTTATCTACATTAATATATTATTGTTCAGACAATAAGATTGTTTGAAGATTTTAACGTACGTTGACACGCTGTGATTCTCATCTAGTCACCTATTATCAACATGGTACACACTAGTTGCATCCTGATTCTCAAGTACAaagaaaatatttaagaatCCAGGGCTCCTCTATATTGTACATGAACTTTACCTTTTTTCCTTTCCCTTTCGtttattcttttcatttttcattttcttattaCAAGTGATTGCATATATTACAATTTGGGATGCCCTGAATGCTAACATCTGGCATCAATTTGTGCTTGTTTCAGTTTTGAAGCCAAAATCACTTTCTTTCCTCACACTTGAGGAGAGGGAAGCAGCTTATTCGGCAGCTCGTGAACGAATTTTTTCGGAGGAGGTGGGAGAAAAAAAAGAGCCTCGGGACCAGAAGCCACGAGATGTTCCTGTGGTTGCCCGTAGAATGATTGCTCATGCTTTAGGCCAAAAATTAAGGTGCAATAAAGAATACGAAGTGCAATCAACCCATATGAATGTGCAAGACAAGGAAAAAATTAATTCCAATACTAGCGTGGACGATTATGAGGATTCCTCATTTCATCTTCAGAAAACTGTTCACTCTCCTAGCAACTCAAGGAGCAATCACAATCAATATATCACACCATCGCATGGTAAGAGCAATACATTCCATGAACCTGGGAAGATTTCTACTGATATCAGCACATCTCAAAATGGATCAAGTAGAATTCGGAGTGACAAGGAATACTCAAAAGCGGAACATGTGGGAGCTGCAAAAAGAATGTTTGCTCATGCTTTGGGACTACAAACTGCAAGGGGTGGTCTTGCAAAATGCAGTGCAACAAAGTCAGTTGACACTGATTGAGGTTGTATGGTCGTTCCGTTTTTTCTTCCATTCTGTTGAGCTCATGATGGGACTGCTTCCATTTTCTGCGTCAATCTCCTATTTATCGAGGCCGCGCCAACTACCTGTTTGTCGAGGGCATGAACACTCAACAAAATATTTGCAAATAACTACAGCATTAAAGTATCAAAGTGTAGCAGGCCGCCGGTCGCATTTGCATTTGGTTCTCTGAAGGTAATCTATTTGTCTGTCCAGTTGGAAGCTATCTGAAAGAGTTCTTACAATTGATTAAGGTGATTAAGGCGATGCAGCGCAAATACAATG is part of the Mercurialis annua linkage group LG3, ddMerAnnu1.2, whole genome shotgun sequence genome and encodes:
- the LOC126674403 gene encoding uncharacterized protein LOC126674403 gives rise to the protein MSNTTKFKNVKRQRIKFELRPVRLMSLARQKRRQMVEAKTLQVEIIIYPDSLWIFQLNFFSLLVEKFLIFFFFALVSIKNMSITQFAMVEELAYLVKDNLRCKHLVLSMEDAFINFLQPQNHTGTDYNLDDDVDGVMELEPMDPYSRLLIHRLADIFGFAHGSVGEGDDRHLILQRCPETSVPSILVSDILYQYDESEPSTVSHQSLRRIETSPVLKPKSLSFLTLEEREAAYSAARERIFSEEVGEKKEPRDQKPRDVPVVARRMIAHALGQKLRCNKEYEVQSTHMNVQDKEKINSNTSVDDYEDSSFHLQKTVHSPSNSRSNHNQYITPSHGKSNTFHEPGKISTDISTSQNGSSRIRSDKEYSKAEHVGAAKRMFAHALGLQTARGGLAKCSATKSVDTD